In a genomic window of Paramicrobacterium chengjingii:
- a CDS encoding ROK family protein, producing the protein MTSLLGPGAPVLAFDVGGTDLKSALVAANGELLGVQRTPTPVLAEHTETAVLETIARLGEALREQHPAVVPEAVGLIAPGVVDDERGIGLFAENLNWHDVPFRELTERAFGLPASFTHDVRAAGEAEYRLGPASRYRNALVVTIGTGIAAAIFIDGKPYGGEGYAGELGHSVIAPGGEPCACGGRGCLEAIASAAAITRRYNKLTSAPVPGAREVLERARAGDADAEAIWITALDALGLGLSHATALLAPEVIVLGGGLAQAGDALFGPVRERLYSHLTFHRRPELMHASIGQDAGLVGAAMRARTVLETP; encoded by the coding sequence ATGACGTCGCTGCTTGGCCCCGGGGCTCCCGTGCTGGCGTTCGATGTGGGCGGCACCGATTTGAAGTCCGCCCTCGTCGCCGCAAACGGCGAGCTTCTCGGGGTGCAGCGCACACCGACGCCGGTGCTCGCTGAGCACACGGAGACGGCAGTGCTCGAGACGATCGCCCGACTGGGCGAGGCGCTGCGCGAGCAGCATCCAGCTGTCGTCCCTGAAGCGGTCGGACTCATCGCACCGGGCGTCGTCGATGACGAACGCGGCATCGGCCTGTTCGCCGAAAATCTCAATTGGCACGACGTGCCGTTCAGAGAGCTCACTGAGCGGGCGTTCGGACTGCCCGCCTCATTCACGCACGACGTCCGCGCCGCCGGTGAAGCGGAGTATCGCCTCGGCCCGGCGTCCCGGTACCGCAACGCGCTCGTCGTCACTATCGGTACGGGCATCGCCGCCGCGATCTTCATCGACGGCAAACCCTACGGAGGCGAGGGCTACGCTGGCGAGCTCGGGCACTCGGTGATCGCGCCGGGCGGCGAGCCGTGTGCGTGTGGCGGTCGTGGTTGCCTCGAAGCGATCGCGTCAGCCGCGGCAATCACCCGGCGCTACAACAAGCTCACATCCGCGCCCGTCCCCGGAGCACGCGAGGTGCTCGAGCGGGCACGAGCAGGCGATGCGGATGCCGAGGCAATCTGGATCACGGCGCTCGACGCGCTGGGACTCGGCCTATCGCACGCGACGGCACTGCTCGCCCCCGAGGTGATCGTGCTCGGAGGAGGACTCGCGCAGGCCGGCGATGCGCTGTTCGGCCCGGTGCGCGAACGCCTGTACTCGCACCTCACCTTCCATCGGCGCCCCGAGCTGATGCACGCGAGCATCGGGCAGGACGCCGGCCTTGTGGGAGCGGCGATGCGCGCACGAACGGTTCTGGAGACGCCATGA
- a CDS encoding class II fructose-bisphosphate aldolase has product MTLTPTRSIIDDAVHSRTGVAAFNVIHLETAEGLVAAAERSQLPVILQISQNCVSYHGALAPVARACLALAEQSSASVALHLDHAESEALTREAVDLGFGSVMYDGAKLPYGENVAATARTVEYAHATGVFVEAELGEVGGKDGAHAPGVRTDPAEAVSFVTETGVDALAVAVGSSHAMTERVAALDLDLITRLHAALDVPLVLHGSSGVADDVLTLAVRSGMTKINVSTHLNGVFTGAVREFLTANPFVVDSRKYLAPARDALSAEAERLQRLFALSPERATS; this is encoded by the coding sequence ATGACCCTCACCCCGACGCGCAGCATCATCGACGATGCCGTACACTCACGCACCGGAGTCGCCGCGTTCAACGTGATCCACCTCGAGACGGCCGAGGGACTCGTCGCAGCCGCTGAACGATCGCAGCTGCCCGTCATTCTGCAGATCTCGCAGAACTGCGTCAGCTATCACGGTGCTCTCGCTCCGGTCGCGCGCGCCTGCCTCGCCCTCGCCGAGCAGTCGAGCGCGAGCGTCGCGCTGCACCTCGACCATGCCGAGAGCGAAGCTCTCACCCGTGAGGCAGTCGATCTGGGGTTCGGATCGGTGATGTACGACGGTGCGAAGCTGCCCTACGGCGAGAACGTCGCGGCAACCGCTCGCACCGTCGAGTACGCACACGCCACCGGAGTGTTCGTTGAGGCCGAGCTCGGCGAGGTCGGAGGAAAAGACGGCGCCCACGCGCCGGGTGTTCGCACCGACCCAGCCGAGGCGGTGAGCTTTGTCACCGAAACCGGTGTCGATGCCCTCGCTGTCGCCGTCGGCTCATCGCACGCCATGACCGAGCGAGTCGCCGCTCTCGATCTGGACCTCATCACTCGCCTGCACGCCGCCCTCGATGTTCCTCTCGTGCTGCATGGTTCCTCGGGCGTCGCCGACGACGTACTCACGCTCGCCGTACGCTCGGGCATGACGAAGATCAACGTGTCAACGCACCTCAACGGGGTGTTCACGGGCGCGGTACGCGAGTTTCTCACCGCCAATCCCTTTGTCGTCGACTCGCGCAAGTACCTCGCACCGGCACGCGACGCGCTGTCTGCCGAGGCCGAGCGGCTGCAGCGGCTCTTCGCGCTCTCCCCCGAAAGAGCAACCTCGTGA
- a CDS encoding YncE family protein codes for MKNKIKSLSIASVFAAMLATSACSSPAMSAEDTPTAPDGSFGAYGTEKKAAEPFDGDIHNNTMAVSPDESTAVVSNSESGRVEIVDLESQSVTAELSDYVTPRNIVFSPDGDSFYISDSTLGVVDQVSLSTHDVEDRFPLGAGAFGTALNEAGDTLYVNNQATGTVTVVDLDDQQAASIIPGFAQPRQGVVLSDDESTLYVTNFKGDRVTAVNTQDNTISHQIEGFNMVRAVSVNSDGTRLYAANSGENTISVVDTATSETIKRIAVGEKPYGAALSPDDSILLTGDLESNTVTVVDTATNTVTATIEGFTGPRQAITYSDDSSTAWVLNEDLTVSEVDLTDNTITGTSSPAE; via the coding sequence GTGAAAAATAAAATCAAATCCCTCAGCATAGCCTCCGTCTTCGCCGCCATGCTCGCCACCTCGGCGTGTTCCAGCCCCGCGATGTCCGCCGAGGATACGCCCACGGCCCCCGATGGGAGTTTCGGAGCGTATGGCACCGAGAAAAAGGCCGCCGAGCCGTTCGACGGGGATATCCACAACAACACCATGGCCGTCAGCCCCGACGAGAGTACCGCCGTGGTGTCCAACTCGGAGTCCGGCAGGGTCGAGATCGTCGATCTGGAGTCTCAGTCGGTAACCGCGGAGCTCTCCGACTATGTCACCCCTCGAAACATCGTGTTCTCCCCCGACGGTGACAGTTTCTACATCTCTGACAGCACGCTCGGGGTCGTCGACCAGGTGTCGCTCAGCACTCACGACGTCGAGGATCGATTCCCGCTCGGCGCCGGGGCGTTCGGAACGGCGCTCAACGAGGCGGGCGACACGTTGTACGTCAACAATCAGGCGACGGGAACAGTCACCGTTGTCGATCTCGACGACCAGCAGGCAGCATCAATCATTCCCGGATTTGCGCAGCCTCGACAAGGAGTTGTGCTTTCAGACGATGAATCGACGCTGTACGTCACCAACTTCAAGGGCGACAGAGTCACAGCCGTGAACACGCAGGACAACACCATCAGCCATCAGATCGAGGGCTTCAACATGGTGCGAGCGGTGAGCGTGAACAGCGATGGCACCCGGTTGTACGCCGCGAACAGTGGAGAGAACACGATATCCGTCGTCGACACTGCCACAAGCGAGACAATCAAACGCATCGCCGTGGGCGAGAAACCCTATGGCGCCGCCCTCTCACCTGACGACTCCATACTGCTCACCGGCGACCTCGAATCGAACACCGTCACCGTCGTCGACACCGCAACCAACACCGTGACGGCGACGATAGAGGGATTCACAGGACCTCGACAGGCGATCACGTACTCCGACGACTCGTCGACGGCGTGGGTGCTGAACGAAGATCTCACCGTCAGCGAAGTCGATCTTACGGACAACACCATCACCGGCACATCCAGCCCGGCAGAGTAA
- a CDS encoding SIS domain-containing protein, whose product MPDAGAFMAQELASQPEMWSRAITQKDDLAKLPTAGQRIAVVGCGTSWFMAQSYAALRETAGLGITDAFAASEAFVDRDYDAIIALTRSGTTTEVLELLQYVGDRARTVAIIGDTETPIVDMVNDVIAFPYADEKSVVQTRFATTALTFLRQSTGADVTAQIADAEKILTEELPAGLIDAEQFSFLGRGWTTGLAHEAALKMREASQSWTESYSAMEYRHGPISIAAPGRVSWMFGDAPSGLADSVAAAGAHFENASVDPVADLVRAQRVALQRALNAGLDPDSPRNLTRSVVLDA is encoded by the coding sequence ATGCCTGACGCCGGTGCCTTCATGGCCCAAGAACTCGCCAGCCAACCCGAGATGTGGTCGCGAGCGATCACGCAGAAGGACGACCTGGCAAAACTGCCCACAGCAGGACAACGCATCGCCGTCGTCGGGTGTGGAACCTCATGGTTTATGGCACAGTCCTACGCAGCGCTGCGCGAAACAGCGGGTCTCGGCATCACCGACGCCTTTGCCGCGAGCGAAGCTTTTGTCGACCGCGACTACGACGCCATCATCGCTTTGACGCGCTCGGGAACAACGACCGAAGTGCTCGAGCTTCTGCAGTACGTGGGCGATCGCGCGCGTACCGTCGCCATCATCGGTGACACCGAGACGCCCATTGTCGACATGGTCAACGACGTCATCGCTTTCCCGTACGCCGACGAGAAGTCGGTTGTGCAGACGCGCTTTGCCACGACGGCGCTCACATTCCTTCGCCAGTCGACCGGTGCCGACGTGACGGCTCAGATCGCCGATGCCGAGAAGATTCTCACCGAAGAGCTTCCCGCAGGGCTCATCGACGCCGAGCAGTTCTCATTTCTCGGCCGCGGCTGGACGACGGGCCTTGCCCACGAGGCAGCACTGAAGATGCGCGAGGCCTCGCAGTCGTGGACCGAGTCATATTCGGCAATGGAGTACCGTCACGGACCGATCTCCATCGCCGCACCCGGTCGCGTGAGTTGGATGTTCGGCGACGCGCCCTCAGGTCTCGCCGACAGCGTCGCCGCAGCCGGTGCCCACTTCGAGAACGCGAGCGTCGACCCCGTCGCCGATCTGGTGCGTGCCCAACGTGTTGCACTGCAGCGCGCACTGAACGCCGGGCTCGACCCCGACTCCCCACGCAACCTCACGCGCTCGGTGGTACTCGACGCATGA
- a CDS encoding 1-phosphofructokinase family hexose kinase has product MIITVTPNPALDSTITLDRLTPGATHRVAPAELRAGGKGVNVARVLCEQGEHAVAIAPVSATESAFSADLHDVPHSLVGTPWPLRRSTAIVETSSGVTTILNESGNPQPLTVWTELHDVVTSRLPHARCLVVSGSCPPEAPETLTAELIAEARNAGTATIADATGVQLIEAARAGAQLLKPNRDELRDTTGETEPVAGARALQHLGAGTIVVSLGEDGMLAVPSDDAPIRHARLDRVLQGNPTGAGDAAVASLAAHLAEGEVDVDTLLRRAVAWSAAAVLMPLAGSIHHSHSDLARDVTISTLEKP; this is encoded by the coding sequence ATGATCATCACGGTCACACCCAATCCCGCGCTCGATTCGACGATCACGCTCGATCGACTGACACCCGGAGCGACTCACCGTGTCGCCCCCGCGGAGCTTCGTGCGGGCGGCAAGGGCGTGAACGTTGCTCGCGTGCTCTGCGAACAGGGTGAGCATGCCGTCGCCATCGCTCCAGTGAGCGCGACGGAGTCCGCGTTCAGCGCCGATCTGCACGATGTGCCGCACTCGCTTGTCGGCACGCCGTGGCCGCTGAGGCGTTCGACGGCAATCGTCGAGACCTCGAGCGGCGTCACGACCATCCTCAACGAGTCGGGAAACCCGCAGCCGCTCACGGTGTGGACAGAGCTGCACGATGTCGTCACGTCGCGGCTTCCCCACGCACGATGCCTCGTGGTGTCGGGAAGCTGCCCACCCGAGGCACCCGAGACGCTGACGGCAGAGCTCATCGCCGAAGCGCGCAATGCCGGCACAGCGACGATCGCCGACGCGACGGGGGTGCAGCTGATCGAAGCGGCACGCGCGGGCGCACAGCTGCTGAAGCCCAATCGCGACGAGTTGCGCGACACGACGGGCGAAACCGAGCCCGTCGCGGGCGCGCGGGCGCTGCAGCACCTGGGCGCCGGAACCATCGTCGTGTCGCTCGGTGAAGACGGCATGCTCGCGGTGCCGAGCGACGACGCTCCCATTCGCCACGCGCGTCTCGACCGTGTTCTGCAGGGAAATCCGACGGGGGCAGGAGACGCCGCCGTCGCCTCTCTCGCAGCGCATCTCGCCGAGGGCGAGGTCGACGTCGATACGCTGCTGCGCCGTGCCGTCGCTTGGTCGGCGGCCGCCGTGCTCATGCCGCTTGCCGGCAGCATCCATCACTCTCATTCCGATCTTGCCCGTGACGTGACGATCAGCACCCTGGAGAAACCATGA